The following are encoded together in the Mastacembelus armatus chromosome 6, fMasArm1.2, whole genome shotgun sequence genome:
- the LOC113132768 gene encoding gamma-crystallin M2-like translates to MNIDAVVPELVVLALNTGLKETRAAACGLCLDFLREMPNAERLFHDALLAQAVWTKGFSSSGAIKSSSCSTVSNNLTSLFKPLPCQVIFYEDRNFQGRSYECSSDCADMSSYLSRCHSCRVERGCFMVYDRTNFMGNQYFLRRGEYADHMSMMGMNDCIRSCRMIPMYRGSYRMRIYEREHFGGQMYDLMDDCDNIMDRYRMSSCMSCHVMDGHWLMYEQPHYRGRMMYMRPGEYRSFMNMGNMRFMSMRRIMDSYY, encoded by the exons ATGAATATTGAT GCTGTTGTTCCAGAACTGGTGGTGCTCGCCCTGAACACAGGCCTGAAGGAGACACGCGCTGCTGCCTGTGGGCTTTGTCTGGACTTTCTAAGAGAAATGCCGAACGCTGAGCGTCTCTTTCATGACGCGTTGCTGGCTCAGGCTGTTTGGACAAAAGGCTTCAGCAGCTCAGGTGCTAtaaagagcagcagctgctccacag TCAGTAACAACCTGACCTCTCTGTTCAAACCTCTCCCCTGTCAGGTCATCTTCTACGAGGACAGGAACTTCCAGGGCCGCTCCTATGAGTGCAGCAGCGACTGCGCCGACATGTCGTCCTACCTGAGCAGGTGTCACTCCTGCAGGGTGGAGCGAGGCTGCTTCATGGTCTACGACCGCACCAACTTCATGGGCAACCAGTACTTCCTGAGGAGGGGCGAGTACGCCGACCACATGAGCATGATGGGAATGAACGACTGCATCAGGTCCTGCCGCATGATCCCCATG TACCGCGGGTCGTACAGGATGAGGATCTATGAGAGGGAGCACTTCGGAGGCCAGATGTACGATCTGATGGACGACTGCGACAACATCATGGATCGTTACCGCATGTCCAGCTGCATGTCCTGCCACGTGATGGACGGACACTGGCTGATGTACGAGCAGCCCCACTACAGAGGCCGGATGATGTACATGAGGCCTGGAGAGTACAGGAGCTTCATGAACATGGGCAACATGAGGTTCATGAGCATGAGACGCATCATGGACTCCTACTATTAA
- the LOC113132787 gene encoding gamma-crystallin M2-like isoform X1, giving the protein MSTTDMNTCQVVFYEDRNFQGRSYECSSDCADMSSYLSRCHSCRVERGCFMVYDRTNFMGNQYFLRRGEYADHMSMMGMNDCIRSCRMIPMYRGSYRMRIYEREHFGGQMYDLMDDCDNIMDRYRMSSCMSCHVMDGHWLMYEQPHYRGRMMYMRPGEYRSFMNMGNMRFMSMRRIMDSYY; this is encoded by the exons ATGTCCACCACCGACATGAACA CCTGTCAGGTCGTCTTCTACGAGGACAGGAACTTCCAGGGCCGCTCCTATGAGTGCAGCAGCGACTGCGCCGACATGTCGTCCTACCTGAGCAGGTGTCACTCCTGCAGGGTGGAGAGAGGCTGCTTCATGGTCTACGACCGCACCAACTTCATGGGCAACCAGTACTTCCTGAGGAGGGGCGAGTACGCCGACCACATGAGCATGATGGGAATGAACGACTGCATCAGGTCCTGCCGCATGATCCCCATG TACCGCGGGTCGTACAGGATGAGGATCTATGAGAGGGAGCACTTCGGAGGCCAGATGTACGATCTGATGGACGACTGCGACAACATCATGGATCGTTACCGCATGTCCAGCTGCATGTCCTGCCACGTGATGGACGGACACTGGCTGATGTACGAGCAGCCCCACTACAGAGGCCGGATGATGTACATGAGGCCTGGAGAGTACAGGAGCTTCATGAACATGGGCAACATGAGGTTCATGAGCATGAGACGCATCATGGACTCCTACTACTAG
- the LOC113132787 gene encoding gamma-crystallin M2-like isoform X2: MSTTDMNMMARVVFYEDRNFQGRSYECSSDCADMSSYLSRCHSCRVERGCFMVYDRTNFMGNQYFLRRGEYADHMSMMGMNDCIRSCRMIPMYRGSYRMRIYEREHFGGQMYDLMDDCDNIMDRYRMSSCMSCHVMDGHWLMYEQPHYRGRMMYMRPGEYRSFMNMGNMRFMSMRRIMDSYY, from the exons ATGTCCACCACCGACATGAACATGATGGCCAGG GTCGTCTTCTACGAGGACAGGAACTTCCAGGGCCGCTCCTATGAGTGCAGCAGCGACTGCGCCGACATGTCGTCCTACCTGAGCAGGTGTCACTCCTGCAGGGTGGAGAGAGGCTGCTTCATGGTCTACGACCGCACCAACTTCATGGGCAACCAGTACTTCCTGAGGAGGGGCGAGTACGCCGACCACATGAGCATGATGGGAATGAACGACTGCATCAGGTCCTGCCGCATGATCCCCATG TACCGCGGGTCGTACAGGATGAGGATCTATGAGAGGGAGCACTTCGGAGGCCAGATGTACGATCTGATGGACGACTGCGACAACATCATGGATCGTTACCGCATGTCCAGCTGCATGTCCTGCCACGTGATGGACGGACACTGGCTGATGTACGAGCAGCCCCACTACAGAGGCCGGATGATGTACATGAGGCCTGGAGAGTACAGGAGCTTCATGAACATGGGCAACATGAGGTTCATGAGCATGAGACGCATCATGGACTCCTACTACTAG